One window of the Branchiostoma lanceolatum isolate klBraLanc5 chromosome 3, klBraLanc5.hap2, whole genome shotgun sequence genome contains the following:
- the LOC136429985 gene encoding nucleosome assembly protein 1-like 1-B isoform X4, producing MADQENEVTSSQPPAETDDGDVEEVELEGDGDPSAAAVAMIQSGITIGDISLTSQALQNPQVLAALQDRLGNIMGQSSGYVENLPKVVKRRIKALKNLQVQCTKIEAKFYEEVHQLECKYAKQYQPLFERRRDIVTGTVEPTDSDCEWESDEEEEEEGEAKSEEEKLVDDLKEKAKLAEGDKEDAMDENVEGIPEFWLTVFKNCELINDMVQEHDENILKHLTDVTVDFTEQPMGFTLLFHFEANEYFSNTTLTKHYVVRSEPDDQDPFAFEGPEIISCKGCHIDWKKGKNVTVKVVKKKQKHKGRGTTRMVTKTIQNDSFFNFFNPPQVPEDGSELDDDAETILAADFEIGHFFRERIVPKAVLYFTGEAMEDEEYEEEEGEEGEGEEEGEEGEEDEEHDPDWKPPAGPES from the exons ATGGCAGATCAAGAGAA TGAAGTGACGAGTTCCCAGCCCCCAGCGGAGACAGACGACGGTGATGTTGAGGAGGTGGAGCTGGAGGGCGATGGGGACCCGTCAGCTGCCGCAGTGGCGATGATCCAGTCTGGCATCACCATAG GTGACATCTCCCTGACATCACAGGCTCTGCAGAACCCACAGGTACTGGCCGCTCTACAGGACAGGTTAGGCAACATCATGGGGCAGTCCTCCGGATATGTAGAAAA CCTCCCTAAGGTGGTGAAGCGTCGGATCAAGGCGCTGAAGAACCTGCAGGTCCAGTGCACCAAGATCGAGGCCAAGTTTTACGAAGAAGTCCACCAGTTGGAGTGCAAGTATGCCAAGCAGTACCAGCCCCTGTTTGAAAGG AGAAGGGACATCGTGACAGGCACAGTTGAGCCGACCGACTCAGACTGTGAGTGGGAGagtgatgaggaggaggaggaagagggaGAGGCAAAGTCAGAAGAAGAGAAGCTAGTA GACGACTTGAAGGAGAAAGCAAAACTGGCAGAAGGTGACAAGGAAGATGCCATGGATG aaaaTGTGGAAGGCATCCCAGAATTTTGGTTGACAGTCTTCAAAAACTGTGAACTCATCAACGACATGGTGCAG gAGCACGATGAAAATATCCTGAAGCATCTGACAGATGTGACGGTGGACTTCACAGAGCAACCCATG GGCTTCACTCTGCTCTTCCACTTTGAGGCGAATGAATACTTCTCCAACACGACGCTCACCAAGCACTACGTGGTGCGGTCCGAGCCCGACGACCAGGACCCCTTCGCATTCGAAGGACCCGAAATCATCAGCTGCAAGGG GTGTCACATTGACTGGAAGAAGGGAAAGAATGTGACGGTCAAAGTcgtgaagaagaaacaaaagcaCAAAGGTCGTGGCACGACACGCATGGTCACCAAGACGATCCAGAACGACTCCTTTTTCAACTTCTTCAACCCTCCACAAG TTCCTGAGGATGGTTCTGAGCTG GACGATGATGCAGAGACCATCCTAGCGGCAGACTTCGAGATCGGTCACTTCTTCCGGGAGCGGATCGTCCCCAAGGCCGTGCTGTACTTCACAGGAGAGGCCATGGAGGATGAGGAG